A part of Salmo salar chromosome ssa18, Ssal_v3.1, whole genome shotgun sequence genomic DNA contains:
- the LOC106577690 gene encoding UDP-glucuronosyltransferase 1-2 isoform X2, whose translation MGMCGGTAAVLRRILCLLLLLVFVRGCRSNGSGGGRILVFPEDGSHWLNMEVILRELHSRGHNLTVLRSAKSWYIPQNSPVYTSITVNPAPPPAGEDLGPDFYTILMQRSLKLHRMLPVLRFLEQQKDTAAMLMMFHGEALCMISTILDDSVLVAKLRVSRFDLMLTDPAFPAGVLLAQYLGMPMVYNVRWLNAGEAHMTVAPTLPSYVPMYNSLFSDNMDLLQRTENFLRYLVILLQEHLVILPLYVNLLKRHFPPGADLLSMQRSADVWLMRVDFVFEFPRPTMPNVVYVGGFQCRPAEPLPADLEAFMQSSGEHGVVVMSLGTLVSALPKEVTEAVAQAFAKLPHKVVWRFLGERPSSLGNNTLLLDWLPQNDLLGHPKTRAFVAHGGTNGLYEAIYHGVPVLGLPLLFDQFDNVLRLQVRGVARVLEAATLTTEDFLEALRDVLENKSYRHNMQKLSGLHRDTPLSPLASATFWIEYVMRNGGASHLRTEAYSLPWYSYHSLDVAALLLALSGASLWASVYVCSRLCCRRSRRKTKLE comes from the coding sequence ATGGGCATGTGCGGTGGAACAGCGGCGGTCCTTCGACGaatcctctgcctcctcctcctcctcgtcttcgtGCGGGGTTGCCGCAGTAACGGCAGCGGGGGAGGTAGAATCCTGGTCTTCCCAGAGGATGGCAGCCACTGGCTCAACATGGAGGTCATCCTCCGAGAGCTCCACTCCAGAGGTCACAACCTCACCGTGCTGCGCTCTGCCAAGAGCTGGTACATCCCCCAGAATTCCCCTGTCTACACCTCTATCACCGTGAACCCTGCTCCTCCTCCGGCGGGCGAGGACCTGGGTCCTGACTTCTACACCATCCTGATGCAGCGCTCACTGAAACTCCACAGGATGTTACCGGTCCTCCGTTTTCTGGAGCAGCAGAAGGACACGGCGGCCATGTTGATGATGTTTCACGGCGAGGCACTCTGCATGATCTCCACCATCTTGGATGACTCTGTCCTCGTCGCCAAACTGAGGGTTTCCAGATTCGACCTGATGCTCACCGACCCTGCCTTCCCTGCTGGAGTGCTCCTGGCCCAATACCTGGGCATGCCCATGGTTTATAATGTTCGCTGGCTCAACGCAGGCGAGGCCCACATGACTGTCGCCCCCACGCTGCCCTCCTATGTTCCGATGTACAACTCCCTGTTCAGTGATAATATGGACCTCCTGCAGAGGACAGAGAACTTCCTGCGTTACCTGGTCATCCTCCTCCAGGAGCACCTGGTCATCCTGCCACTCTACGTCAACCTGCTCAAACGTCACTTCCCCCCTGGTGCTGACCTGCTCTCCATGCAGCGCTCAGCAGACGTGTGGCTGATGCGGGTGGACTTTGTCTTTGAGTTCCCGCGGCCTACCATGCCCAACGTGGTCTATGTGGGGGGCTTCCAGTGCCGTCCGGCTGAGCCACTTCCTGCTGACCTGGAGGCCTTCATGCAGAGCTCTGGAGAGCACGGGGTAGTGGTCATGTCTCTGGGAACGCTGGTGTCTGCCCTGCCTAAGGAGGTGACCGAAGCGGTGGCCCAAGCCTTTGCCAAGCTGCCCCACAAGGTGGTGTGGAGGTTCCTGGGAGAAAGACCCTCTTCCCTGGGGAACAACACCCTGCTACTGGACTGGCTCCCCCAGAACGACCTCCTGGGCCACCCCAAAACCCGTGCCTTTGTGGCTCACGGAGGCACCAACGGCCTGTATGAGGCCATCTACCACGGAGTCCCTGTGCTGGGCCTGCCGCTCCTCTTCGACCAGTTTGATAACGTCCTGCGGCTGCAGGTGCGCGGGGTGGCACGGGTGCTGGAGGCCGCCACTCTCACCACAGAGGACTTCCTGGAGGCCCTAAGGGATGTGCTGGAGAATAAGTCCTACCGCCACAACATGCAGAAGCTCTCTGGCCTGCACCGCGACACGCCCCTGTCCCCGCTCGCCAGTGCCACCTTCTGGATTGAGTACGTGATGAGGAATGGTGGAGCGTCCCATCTGCGCACTGAAGCCTACAGCCTGCCCTGGTACTCCTACCACAGCCTGGACGTGGCGGCGCTGCTCCTGGCCCTCAGCGGGGCCTCTCTCTGGGCCTCAGTCTATGTCTGCAGCAGGCTGTGCTGCAGGAGATCCAGGAGGAAGACCAAGCTGGAGTGA
- the LOC106577690 gene encoding UDP-glucuronosyltransferase 1-2 isoform X1, producing MMTVHLKSSNDVMGMCGGTAAVLRRILCLLLLLVFVRGCRSNGSGGGRILVFPEDGSHWLNMEVILRELHSRGHNLTVLRSAKSWYIPQNSPVYTSITVNPAPPPAGEDLGPDFYTILMQRSLKLHRMLPVLRFLEQQKDTAAMLMMFHGEALCMISTILDDSVLVAKLRVSRFDLMLTDPAFPAGVLLAQYLGMPMVYNVRWLNAGEAHMTVAPTLPSYVPMYNSLFSDNMDLLQRTENFLRYLVILLQEHLVILPLYVNLLKRHFPPGADLLSMQRSADVWLMRVDFVFEFPRPTMPNVVYVGGFQCRPAEPLPADLEAFMQSSGEHGVVVMSLGTLVSALPKEVTEAVAQAFAKLPHKVVWRFLGERPSSLGNNTLLLDWLPQNDLLGHPKTRAFVAHGGTNGLYEAIYHGVPVLGLPLLFDQFDNVLRLQVRGVARVLEAATLTTEDFLEALRDVLENKSYRHNMQKLSGLHRDTPLSPLASATFWIEYVMRNGGASHLRTEAYSLPWYSYHSLDVAALLLALSGASLWASVYVCSRLCCRRSRRKTKLE from the coding sequence CTCCAATGATGTAATGGGCATGTGCGGTGGAACAGCGGCGGTCCTTCGACGaatcctctgcctcctcctcctcctcgtcttcgtGCGGGGTTGCCGCAGTAACGGCAGCGGGGGAGGTAGAATCCTGGTCTTCCCAGAGGATGGCAGCCACTGGCTCAACATGGAGGTCATCCTCCGAGAGCTCCACTCCAGAGGTCACAACCTCACCGTGCTGCGCTCTGCCAAGAGCTGGTACATCCCCCAGAATTCCCCTGTCTACACCTCTATCACCGTGAACCCTGCTCCTCCTCCGGCGGGCGAGGACCTGGGTCCTGACTTCTACACCATCCTGATGCAGCGCTCACTGAAACTCCACAGGATGTTACCGGTCCTCCGTTTTCTGGAGCAGCAGAAGGACACGGCGGCCATGTTGATGATGTTTCACGGCGAGGCACTCTGCATGATCTCCACCATCTTGGATGACTCTGTCCTCGTCGCCAAACTGAGGGTTTCCAGATTCGACCTGATGCTCACCGACCCTGCCTTCCCTGCTGGAGTGCTCCTGGCCCAATACCTGGGCATGCCCATGGTTTATAATGTTCGCTGGCTCAACGCAGGCGAGGCCCACATGACTGTCGCCCCCACGCTGCCCTCCTATGTTCCGATGTACAACTCCCTGTTCAGTGATAATATGGACCTCCTGCAGAGGACAGAGAACTTCCTGCGTTACCTGGTCATCCTCCTCCAGGAGCACCTGGTCATCCTGCCACTCTACGTCAACCTGCTCAAACGTCACTTCCCCCCTGGTGCTGACCTGCTCTCCATGCAGCGCTCAGCAGACGTGTGGCTGATGCGGGTGGACTTTGTCTTTGAGTTCCCGCGGCCTACCATGCCCAACGTGGTCTATGTGGGGGGCTTCCAGTGCCGTCCGGCTGAGCCACTTCCTGCTGACCTGGAGGCCTTCATGCAGAGCTCTGGAGAGCACGGGGTAGTGGTCATGTCTCTGGGAACGCTGGTGTCTGCCCTGCCTAAGGAGGTGACCGAAGCGGTGGCCCAAGCCTTTGCCAAGCTGCCCCACAAGGTGGTGTGGAGGTTCCTGGGAGAAAGACCCTCTTCCCTGGGGAACAACACCCTGCTACTGGACTGGCTCCCCCAGAACGACCTCCTGGGCCACCCCAAAACCCGTGCCTTTGTGGCTCACGGAGGCACCAACGGCCTGTATGAGGCCATCTACCACGGAGTCCCTGTGCTGGGCCTGCCGCTCCTCTTCGACCAGTTTGATAACGTCCTGCGGCTGCAGGTGCGCGGGGTGGCACGGGTGCTGGAGGCCGCCACTCTCACCACAGAGGACTTCCTGGAGGCCCTAAGGGATGTGCTGGAGAATAAGTCCTACCGCCACAACATGCAGAAGCTCTCTGGCCTGCACCGCGACACGCCCCTGTCCCCGCTCGCCAGTGCCACCTTCTGGATTGAGTACGTGATGAGGAATGGTGGAGCGTCCCATCTGCGCACTGAAGCCTACAGCCTGCCCTGGTACTCCTACCACAGCCTGGACGTGGCGGCGCTGCTCCTGGCCCTCAGCGGGGCCTCTCTCTGGGCCTCAGTCTATGTCTGCAGCAGGCTGTGCTGCAGGAGATCCAGGAGGAAGACCAAGCTGGAGTGA